One genomic region from Bacillus aquiflavi encodes:
- the menD gene encoding 2-succinyl-5-enolpyruvyl-6-hydroxy-3-cyclohexene-1-carboxylic-acid synthase, producing MSHLEALTAYTAAFVAELVKAGVEDVIISPGSRSTPLAMMMAEHPDLKIRIHVDERSAAFFALGIAKASEKPTVLLCTSGTAAANYYPAVIEAKYARVPLIVLTADRPHELRDVGAPQAIDQIHLYGKNVKWFVEMALPENSQDMIRYARTVCTRAVTVASRTPAGPVHLNFPFREPLIPDLERENLFELTERPHGCMNIHTGILSLQAEDAETIATELNNYEKGLIICGPIEDCTLTEKIVELADALQYPIIADPLSQMRSGKHCGEKIVTSYDTFLKNEKAQKLLKPEVIIRFGEMPTSKALLFFLKKHRSIRQFIIDGGGGWRDPSGTGTDMVCCDEKAFCQSITNYLVVKNSTKWLNKWLEIDAVTQRGLLQINQQSSLSEGKLFSLLAKILPNHSTLFVGNSMPIRDLDTFFHFNNKSIRIMGNRGANGIDGIVSTALGAATVSEPLYLIVGDLTFFHDLNGLLAAKLYNINIKIILINNNGGGIFSFLPQSKHAANFEKLFGTPLNLDF from the coding sequence ATGAGCCATTTAGAGGCGTTAACTGCATATACTGCAGCGTTTGTTGCTGAGTTAGTTAAAGCAGGAGTTGAAGATGTAATTATAAGCCCTGGTTCAAGGTCAACGCCATTGGCCATGATGATGGCAGAGCACCCAGATTTAAAGATTCGTATACATGTTGATGAACGATCCGCGGCATTTTTTGCTTTAGGGATTGCCAAGGCTTCTGAAAAACCAACTGTTCTTTTATGTACATCTGGAACAGCTGCGGCCAATTATTATCCCGCCGTTATTGAAGCAAAATATGCTCGTGTTCCGCTTATCGTATTAACAGCAGATCGACCACATGAACTTCGGGATGTCGGGGCGCCACAAGCAATTGATCAAATACATTTATATGGAAAAAACGTTAAGTGGTTTGTTGAAATGGCACTACCTGAAAATTCACAAGACATGATCCGTTATGCTCGGACGGTATGTACTCGTGCGGTTACTGTTGCGTCACGTACACCAGCAGGACCTGTACATTTGAACTTTCCATTTCGAGAGCCGCTTATTCCCGATCTAGAAAGAGAAAATTTATTTGAACTAACTGAAAGACCGCATGGCTGTATGAATATTCATACAGGTATACTTTCATTACAGGCTGAAGACGCTGAAACAATCGCTACTGAGTTAAATAACTATGAAAAAGGGCTTATTATCTGCGGTCCAATTGAAGATTGTACATTGACAGAAAAAATAGTCGAACTAGCTGATGCATTACAATATCCAATCATTGCAGATCCATTGTCCCAAATGAGAAGTGGAAAACATTGCGGTGAAAAAATTGTTACAAGCTATGATACTTTTTTGAAAAATGAAAAGGCACAAAAGTTATTAAAGCCTGAAGTCATTATTCGTTTCGGAGAAATGCCGACTTCAAAAGCATTGCTCTTCTTTTTAAAGAAGCATCGCTCTATTCGTCAATTTATTATTGACGGAGGCGGTGGGTGGAGAGATCCATCTGGAACAGGAACAGATATGGTATGTTGTGATGAAAAAGCTTTTTGTCAATCAATAACAAATTATTTAGTAGTAAAGAATTCAACAAAATGGTTAAATAAATGGTTAGAGATTGATGCTGTAACACAACGTGGATTATTGCAAATTAATCAACAATCTTCTTTAAGTGAAGGAAAGCTATTTAGTTTATTAGCAAAAATACTTCCGAACCATTCAACTCTTTTTGTCGGAAACAGTATGCCAATTAGAGATTTAGATACTTTTTTTCATTTTAATAATAAGTCCATTCGCATTATGGGAAATCGCGGAGCTAATGGGATCGATGGAATAGTTTCAACCGCATTAGGAGCTGCCACTGTTTCAGAACCGTTATATTTAATTGTTGGAGATCTTACTTTCTTTCACGATTTAAATGGACTTTTAGCAGCTAAGCTTTACAATATAAATATTAAAATTATCTTGATCAATAATAATGGAGGCGGTATTTTCTCTTTCCTTCCTCAGTCAAAGCATGCGGCAAATTTTGAAAAATTATTTGGAACGCCTTTAAATTTAGACTTTTAG
- a CDS encoding isochorismate synthase, with translation MITIQGTDFKEEILQGMNRAKATGKEVLLSVVNKIDHIEPLSFFAAGRENMFGERFFLKEPSSENYFIGLGICKLIRSDERDNRFLLVEKEWKRFIYEGMISNPYKHAGLGPVLFGGFSFDPFKPKTELWSKFNDSTFHVPKFMLSKVNGHAYLTTNLICTKNDEATFVEKVIEERENLLNVLFEYKPDFADAQLKKKIEINPLQWKETVANAIEDLKKSATLKKVVLARELRLYFSDDINIEQVLFHLLSDQVDSFIFAFESNGDCFIGASPERLVKKNNENVFSTCLAGSIRRGKTDQEDKLLGETLLKDEKNLIEHQYVVDMIKEAMNETCDEVILPSNPTLLKVRDIQHLYTPVVGKVNSDRSLLTLVERLHPTPALGGLPKKEAVKKIREIEELDRGLYAGPIGWMDYQGNGEFAVAIRSGLIQGQEASLFAGCGVVVDSNPEIEYQETDMKFRPMLNALGRNK, from the coding sequence TTGATTACAATTCAAGGTACAGACTTTAAAGAGGAAATCTTACAAGGAATGAATCGGGCAAAGGCAACGGGAAAAGAAGTTTTATTAAGTGTTGTGAACAAAATTGATCATATTGAACCGCTTTCTTTTTTCGCCGCAGGGCGAGAAAATATGTTTGGAGAACGGTTTTTTTTGAAAGAGCCTTCAAGTGAAAACTATTTTATTGGTTTAGGTATATGTAAATTAATACGATCTGATGAAAGAGATAATCGTTTTCTACTCGTCGAAAAAGAGTGGAAGCGTTTTATATATGAAGGAATGATATCTAATCCTTACAAGCATGCTGGACTGGGTCCTGTGCTTTTTGGGGGCTTTTCTTTTGACCCTTTTAAACCAAAAACAGAATTATGGTCAAAATTTAATGATTCGACCTTTCATGTACCGAAGTTTATGTTAAGTAAAGTAAATGGACATGCTTATTTAACAACAAATCTAATTTGTACAAAAAATGATGAAGCGACCTTTGTAGAAAAGGTAATTGAAGAGCGAGAAAATCTTCTGAACGTACTCTTTGAATATAAACCTGATTTTGCAGATGCTCAATTAAAAAAGAAAATTGAAATAAATCCATTACAATGGAAAGAAACAGTGGCAAATGCGATTGAAGATTTAAAAAAGTCCGCGACCTTAAAAAAAGTTGTCTTAGCAAGGGAATTGCGACTTTATTTTAGTGATGATATTAATATTGAACAAGTGTTGTTTCACCTCTTATCTGATCAAGTAGATAGTTTTATTTTTGCTTTCGAGTCAAATGGCGATTGCTTCATTGGTGCATCACCTGAAAGGCTAGTGAAGAAAAATAATGAAAATGTTTTTTCTACGTGTTTGGCTGGTTCAATTAGAAGGGGAAAAACCGATCAGGAAGATAAATTGTTAGGTGAAACGTTATTAAAAGATGAGAAAAACTTAATTGAACATCAATATGTAGTCGATATGATTAAAGAGGCAATGAATGAAACATGCGACGAAGTGATTTTACCTAGCAACCCAACTTTGTTAAAAGTAAGGGATATTCAACATCTGTACACTCCTGTAGTCGGTAAAGTCAATTCGGATAGATCTTTACTGACATTAGTTGAACGGCTTCATCCTACGCCTGCATTAGGGGGCTTGCCTAAAAAGGAAGCAGTGAAAAAGATTAGAGAAATTGAAGAGTTAGATCGAGGGTTATACGCTGGACCTATTGGATGGATGGACTATCAGGGAAATGGGGAATTTGCTGTGGCCATTCGTTCTGGACTTATACAAGGTCAAGAGGCGTCATTATTTGCAGGCTGTGGAGTAGTTGTTGATTCAAATCCTGAAATTGAGTATCAAGAGACGGACATGAAGTTTCGTCCAATGCTTAATGCATTAGGGAGGAATAAATAA
- a CDS encoding 1,4-dihydroxy-2-naphthoate polyprenyltransferase yields the protein MQPNVHTNSSTAVKSRSNWKVWWQLTRPHTLTASFVPVLLGTALALHITEINLILFSAMLVASILIQTATNMFNEYYDFKRGLDNEKSVGIGGAIVREGIKPKTVLRLAFSLFGVALLIGLYICINTSWWLAVIGIVSMAAGYFYTGGPIPIAYTPFGEIVAGFFMGVLIILISFYIQTGTITTTSVLVSIPISILVGAILLSNNIRDLDGDKENGRKTLAILLGRQNAIYLLAGMFTISYLWVFFLISLNYTTPWLAIVILSLPKAIKATKGFIGKTKPITMMPAMKATAQTNTIFGFLLSIGLFLSYYL from the coding sequence ATGCAACCGAATGTGCATACTAATTCTTCAACTGCCGTAAAATCAAGATCAAACTGGAAAGTTTGGTGGCAGTTAACACGTCCGCATACATTAACGGCTTCATTTGTTCCTGTTTTATTAGGGACAGCTCTTGCTTTACACATAACAGAGATTAATCTCATCTTATTTTCGGCAATGTTAGTTGCCAGTATTCTCATTCAAACAGCAACAAACATGTTTAATGAGTATTACGATTTTAAAAGAGGACTTGATAATGAAAAATCCGTTGGGATTGGCGGAGCGATTGTCAGAGAAGGGATTAAGCCGAAAACAGTTCTTAGATTAGCCTTTAGCCTATTTGGCGTTGCTTTACTCATTGGACTTTATATTTGTATTAACACGAGTTGGTGGCTAGCTGTTATCGGAATAGTTTCAATGGCAGCTGGTTATTTCTACACAGGCGGTCCAATTCCAATTGCTTATACACCTTTTGGAGAAATTGTCGCTGGATTTTTTATGGGTGTTCTTATTATTCTCATTTCCTTTTATATTCAAACAGGAACGATTACAACAACAAGTGTACTTGTTTCGATTCCAATTTCAATTTTAGTCGGAGCCATTCTACTTTCTAACAATATTCGGGACTTAGATGGCGATAAAGAAAACGGGCGTAAAACACTAGCTATTTTACTTGGAAGACAGAATGCCATCTACTTATTGGCCGGTATGTTTACAATCTCATACCTATGGGTATTTTTTCTAATTTCATTAAACTATACGACTCCATGGTTAGCTATTGTTATATTGAGCTTGCCGAAAGCGATAAAAGCAACGAAAGGTTTTATTGGCAAGACTAAGCCTATTACTATGATGCCGGCAATGAAGGCAACAGCGCAAACAAACACGATTTTTGGCTTTCTACTGTCAATTGGATTATTTTTAAGCTATTATTTATAA